A DNA window from Sphingomonas profundi contains the following coding sequences:
- a CDS encoding sugar phosphate isomerase/epimerase family protein, with product MEGMIRPRLLASYFTIAGDVAAMAPNAISPHTLRERAEAAAEAGYVGIGLLGDDLFALLERHGAAEIRRTIAAAGLTHLEFEVLLDWFADGERRAASDTMRARFMAAVETLGAYQIKLGGDITGDVWPIERMIEGFAGVCADAAKVGAQIALEIFPASNVRDLETALAIVQGAGARNGGLLLDTWHMHRGGIPYEKVAQVPAEYIKHIELDDAAEMVVGTIMEDTLTRRRLPGEGDLDVPAFLDAIRRTGYDGLYGVEILSDEQRSRAPREAAKLSFDATMAQFERMRALA from the coding sequence ATGGAAGGCATGATCCGGCCGCGATTGCTGGCCAGCTATTTTACGATCGCAGGCGATGTCGCGGCGATGGCCCCCAACGCGATCAGCCCGCACACGCTGCGCGAACGGGCCGAGGCTGCGGCCGAGGCCGGCTATGTCGGCATCGGCCTGCTCGGCGACGATCTGTTCGCGCTGCTGGAACGGCACGGCGCCGCCGAGATCCGGCGCACGATCGCGGCCGCCGGCCTGACCCATCTGGAGTTCGAGGTGCTGCTCGACTGGTTCGCCGATGGCGAGCGCCGCGCCGCATCCGATACGATGCGGGCGCGGTTCATGGCGGCGGTCGAGACGCTCGGGGCCTATCAGATCAAACTCGGCGGCGACATCACCGGCGATGTCTGGCCGATCGAGCGGATGATCGAAGGGTTCGCCGGTGTCTGCGCCGATGCCGCGAAGGTGGGCGCGCAGATCGCGCTGGAGATCTTCCCGGCATCGAACGTCCGCGATCTGGAGACGGCACTGGCGATCGTGCAGGGCGCCGGCGCGCGCAACGGCGGGCTGCTGCTCGATACCTGGCACATGCATCGCGGCGGCATTCCGTACGAGAAGGTCGCGCAGGTGCCGGCCGAATATATCAAGCATATCGAGCTGGACGACGCCGCCGAGATGGTCGTCGGAACGATCATGGAGGATACGCTTACCCGCCGCCGCCTGCCGGGCGAGGGCGATCTCGACGTACCCGCGTTCCTCGATGCGATCCGCCGCACCGGCTATGACGGGCTCTACGGCGTCGAGATCCTGTCGGACGAGCAGCGCAGCCGCGCACCGCGCGAGGCGGCGAAGCTCTCCTTCGACGCGACGATGGCCCAGTTCGAGCGGATGAGAGCGCTCGCATGA
- a CDS encoding aromatic ring-hydroxylating oxygenase subunit alpha codes for MNDQSRLGTGRPTPTYQDIMRSDGGRIADVLALDVNPKQAGGRVSFDRYTSQTFFDREMEKMWGKVWQFACRDEHVPEIGDYYVYDIGRSSIIVVRTADGLRAYYNSCLHRGTKLKESASSGCSAVIQCPYHGWTWGLDGTLLDVPCPWEFPHVDTSAMPLPKARVESWNSLIFVNLSDEGPGLHEYLQVLPDHFHAWTFDDWYVAVHAQKELGCNWKAAQDAFIEAYHTGMVHPQCVGTSGDINSQHDIFSDHVSRDLVALGVPSPSLPVPPSEQDILDQMLMGDSGILDGGRPTLVEGETARSVMARNMRATMDRLGVDTSGATTAELIDSIKYTVFPNLFIFAGFSLRVLYVYRPLGMDPDRCTFDILFMRPVPKDGTRPAPAEPVRVTEGESYAAVPGMDPGFATLFDQDTRIMRLQREGMHASKVGYGTYSTYLESRLRHIHDVIDRYLAA; via the coding sequence ATGAACGATCAGAGCAGATTGGGGACTGGCCGCCCCACCCCCACCTACCAGGACATCATGCGATCCGACGGCGGTCGCATCGCGGACGTGCTGGCGCTCGACGTCAATCCCAAGCAGGCCGGCGGACGGGTTTCGTTCGATCGCTACACCTCGCAAACCTTTTTCGATCGCGAGATGGAGAAGATGTGGGGCAAGGTGTGGCAATTCGCCTGCCGCGACGAGCATGTGCCGGAAATCGGCGACTACTACGTCTACGATATCGGCCGCAGTTCGATCATCGTCGTCCGCACCGCCGATGGACTTCGCGCCTATTACAACAGCTGCCTCCACCGTGGCACCAAGCTGAAGGAATCTGCCAGCAGCGGCTGTTCCGCCGTGATCCAGTGCCCCTATCACGGCTGGACATGGGGGCTGGACGGAACCCTGCTGGACGTGCCCTGCCCATGGGAATTCCCGCATGTCGACACATCGGCGATGCCGCTGCCAAAGGCGCGGGTCGAAAGCTGGAACAGCCTGATCTTCGTCAATCTGTCAGACGAAGGGCCCGGCCTGCACGAATATCTGCAAGTACTGCCAGATCATTTCCACGCCTGGACGTTCGATGACTGGTATGTCGCCGTCCACGCGCAGAAGGAACTGGGCTGCAACTGGAAGGCCGCGCAGGATGCGTTTATCGAGGCCTATCATACCGGCATGGTCCACCCGCAATGCGTCGGCACCTCGGGCGACATAAATTCCCAGCACGACATCTTCTCGGATCATGTCTCCCGCGATCTCGTGGCGCTCGGGGTGCCGAGCCCCAGCCTGCCGGTGCCGCCGAGCGAGCAGGACATCCTGGACCAGATGCTGATGGGCGACAGCGGCATCCTCGACGGCGGCCGGCCAACGCTGGTCGAAGGCGAGACCGCGCGCAGCGTGATGGCGCGCAACATGCGGGCGACGATGGACCGGCTCGGCGTCGACACCAGCGGCGCCACCACCGCCGAGCTGATCGACTCGATCAAATATACCGTCTTCCCGAACCTGTTCATCTTCGCCGGCTTCTCGCTGCGCGTGCTCTACGTCTATCGGCCGCTGGGCATGGATCCGGATCGCTGCACGTTCGACATCCTGTTCATGCGGCCGGTGCCGAAGGATGGCACCCGTCCTGCCCCGGCGGAGCCGGTGCGCGTCACAGAGGGCGAATCCTATGCGGCGGTTCCCGGCATGGACCCCGGCTTTGCCACGCTGTTCGATCAGGACACGCGGATCATGCGGCTGCAGCGCGAGGGCATGCACGCCTCCAAGGTCGGCTACGGCACCTATTCCACCTATCTCGAATCCCGGTTGCGGCACATCCACGATGTGATCGATCGGTATCTCGCGGCGTGA
- a CDS encoding TetR/AcrR family transcriptional regulator, which produces MAAAASRLLARGGLDGVTVREVAAEAGSSTHVVSHYFDGKSELLLFTLREASGRSVERMKAAMKAGLDLTACLETLLPLDEERLADVRIWTFFWAGALSDPALEAELKKFGTVWRHLFAGLIDLHGHGENADADAIEMLAQRLQAVVAGIGMYGVLGALSPGRQRALLHVSVRSILRPPAPEAAVSETPEGALATENKRLRRFLADLVLRNAELEERLAAAGAALDVDA; this is translated from the coding sequence GTGGCCGCTGCCGCCTCCCGGCTTCTCGCGCGCGGCGGACTGGACGGCGTGACGGTGCGGGAAGTGGCAGCGGAGGCGGGCTCCAGCACGCACGTCGTCTCGCATTATTTCGACGGCAAGAGCGAATTGCTGCTCTTCACGCTGCGCGAGGCATCCGGGCGTTCGGTCGAGCGGATGAAGGCGGCGATGAAGGCCGGGCTTGATCTCACCGCATGCCTGGAAACGCTGCTGCCGCTCGACGAGGAGCGGCTGGCGGACGTTCGCATATGGACCTTCTTCTGGGCAGGCGCGCTGAGCGATCCGGCGCTGGAGGCGGAATTGAAGAAGTTCGGCACGGTCTGGCGTCATCTTTTCGCCGGGCTCATAGATCTGCACGGTCATGGCGAGAATGCCGATGCGGACGCGATCGAGATGCTCGCGCAGCGGCTGCAGGCGGTGGTCGCCGGCATCGGCATGTATGGGGTGCTGGGCGCCCTGTCGCCCGGTCGTCAGCGCGCCCTCCTGCATGTCTCGGTCCGCTCGATCCTGCGACCGCCGGCACCCGAAGCGGCAGTGTCGGAAACGCCAGAGGGCGCACTCGCGACGGAGAACAAGCGGCTTCGCCGCTTTCTGGCCGACCTCGTGCTGCGCAACGCCGAACTGGAAGAGCGGCTCGCCGCCGCCGGCGCCGCGCTGGATGTCGACGCTTGA
- a CDS encoding SDR family NAD(P)-dependent oxidoreductase — protein MDLGLAGKRAIISGGSRGIGRTCARRLLEEGASVAFFARDQAAIDATVADLSPLGPVHGYSADAFDYAAVAAWVDVAAEALGGIDIVINNATASGQLEWGRQGWLDNFAVDLMSCVAMNDAALPWFEKAGGGAIVQIATITAIEHHDMPISPSYGAMKAATINLTAQLAQRWGPKNVRANCVSPGPIQFPGGVWDSVQISHPVEYERDRAQHPLKRLGTDDEVADVVVFLASDRARWVNGANVVVDGGYTKQVGF, from the coding sequence ATGGACTTGGGCCTGGCGGGCAAGCGCGCGATCATCTCCGGTGGCAGCAGGGGCATTGGCCGCACCTGCGCCAGGCGGCTGCTGGAGGAAGGCGCGAGCGTCGCCTTCTTCGCGCGGGATCAGGCGGCGATCGACGCCACCGTGGCCGATCTCTCGCCGCTCGGCCCGGTCCACGGCTACTCGGCCGACGCGTTCGACTATGCCGCCGTCGCCGCCTGGGTTGATGTCGCCGCGGAAGCCCTGGGCGGCATCGATATCGTCATCAACAACGCGACCGCCTCCGGTCAGCTGGAATGGGGCCGGCAGGGCTGGCTCGACAATTTCGCGGTAGACCTGATGAGCTGCGTCGCGATGAACGATGCGGCCCTGCCGTGGTTCGAGAAAGCGGGCGGCGGCGCCATCGTGCAGATCGCCACGATCACCGCGATCGAGCATCACGACATGCCCATCTCCCCCAGCTACGGCGCGATGAAGGCCGCGACGATCAACCTTACCGCGCAACTGGCCCAGCGCTGGGGACCGAAGAACGTCCGCGCCAATTGCGTGTCGCCCGGCCCGATCCAGTTCCCCGGCGGCGTTTGGGACAGCGTGCAGATCAGTCACCCGGTCGAATATGAGCGCGATCGCGCGCAACATCCGCTCAAGCGCCTGGGCACCGACGACGAGGTGGCAGACGTTGTCGTTTTCCTGGCGAGCGATCGCGCGCGCTGGGTCAACGGCGCCAACGTCGTGGTCGATGGCGGCTACACCAAGCAGGTCGGCTTCTGA